The Kitasatospora setae KM-6054 genome contains a region encoding:
- a CDS encoding FAD binding domain-containing protein, whose translation MEFLRPASWDEALAAKAEHPTALPISGGTDVMVEMNFDVHRPSAILDLNRVTELTEWSDDGVAVRLGAAVPYARIIGELSGPLPGLALAAHTVGSPQIRNRGSVGGNLGAASPAGDSHPALLAAGRDVLVEAHSVRGVRLIPIDAFYLGVKRNCLEPDELIRAVRIPVADGPQQFSKIGTRNAMVIAVCAFGFALHPKDGTVGTGIGSAAPTPRRAVAAEEYLGGVLAERGLWESGELLGPEVVRRFGELVKAAASPIDDVRGTAAYRRHALAVMARRTLTWCWNDYRKQIRSAA comes from the coding sequence ATGGAGTTCCTTCGGCCCGCCAGCTGGGACGAGGCACTCGCGGCGAAGGCCGAGCACCCCACCGCGCTGCCCATCTCGGGCGGTACGGACGTCATGGTCGAGATGAACTTCGACGTGCACCGGCCATCCGCGATCCTCGACCTGAACCGCGTCACCGAGCTGACCGAGTGGTCGGACGACGGGGTAGCCGTCCGGTTGGGCGCGGCGGTGCCGTACGCCCGGATCATCGGGGAGCTGTCGGGGCCGCTGCCGGGCCTGGCGCTGGCCGCGCACACGGTCGGCTCGCCGCAGATCCGCAACCGCGGCAGCGTCGGCGGGAACCTGGGCGCGGCCTCGCCGGCCGGCGACTCGCACCCGGCGCTGCTGGCGGCGGGCCGGGACGTGCTGGTGGAGGCGCACTCGGTGCGCGGGGTGCGGCTGATCCCGATCGACGCGTTCTACCTCGGGGTGAAGCGCAACTGCCTGGAGCCGGACGAGCTGATCCGCGCGGTGCGGATCCCGGTCGCGGACGGGCCGCAGCAGTTCTCGAAGATCGGCACCCGCAACGCGATGGTGATCGCGGTCTGCGCGTTCGGCTTCGCGCTGCACCCGAAGGACGGCACGGTCGGCACCGGGATCGGCTCGGCCGCGCCGACGCCGCGCCGGGCCGTGGCGGCCGAGGAGTACCTGGGCGGGGTGCTGGCCGAGCGCGGCCTGTGGGAGTCCGGCGAGCTGCTGGGCCCGGAGGTGGTGCGGCGCTTCGGCGAGCTGGTGAAAGCCGCGGCCTCGCCGATCGACGACGTCCGGGGCACCGCCGCGTACCGGCGGCACGCGCTGGCCGTGATGGCCCGGCGCACCCTGACGTGGTGTTGGAACGACTATCGCAAGCAGATCAGGAGCGCGGCATGA
- a CDS encoding alpha/beta hydrolase, with amino-acid sequence MQLTGTPFLLLTIVLVPISIVVALLLWGRVRGPKPVQAVSRIAMLLFCQLTAVLTVFVMVNNANLIYGSWDDLLGTGNHVRAVPNVQAQTDDGGAGGAGAGATGQPNNDAQRAKVIQQFKPVGDPKVPNDVQTTDLKGAVSGVDGEVLVWLPPQYNDPAFKDKTFPVVELLPGWPGSSKTWFGTLKVSEQLKPMMQSGQVAPFILVSPRTNLLGDSTDTGCADVPGKVNADAWLSRDVPQMVLDNFRVDASPDRWAVAGYSAGGHCAAKLAVEHPNRYRAGVSLSGYNDPAVEDRSLTAKDPQLREAANPLNILKSAKTPPKTALYVSGNKGDGLEAGEALKAAAKAPTTVTVQETSGAHSSDVWKPMVPGVFTWLTGVIPVQH; translated from the coding sequence ATGCAGCTGACAGGCACCCCGTTCCTCCTCCTCACGATCGTCCTGGTGCCGATCTCGATCGTGGTGGCGCTGCTGTTGTGGGGGCGGGTGCGCGGGCCGAAGCCCGTCCAGGCGGTCTCCAGGATCGCGATGCTGCTGTTCTGCCAGCTCACCGCCGTCCTGACGGTGTTCGTGATGGTCAACAACGCCAACCTGATCTACGGCAGCTGGGACGACCTGCTGGGCACCGGCAACCACGTCCGGGCGGTGCCGAACGTGCAGGCGCAGACCGACGACGGCGGGGCCGGCGGGGCCGGCGCGGGCGCCACCGGGCAGCCCAACAACGACGCCCAACGGGCCAAGGTGATCCAGCAGTTCAAGCCGGTCGGCGACCCGAAGGTCCCGAACGACGTGCAGACCACCGACCTGAAGGGCGCGGTCTCCGGCGTGGACGGCGAGGTGCTGGTCTGGCTGCCGCCGCAGTACAACGACCCGGCGTTCAAGGACAAGACCTTCCCGGTGGTGGAGCTGCTGCCGGGCTGGCCGGGCTCCTCCAAGACCTGGTTCGGCACCCTGAAGGTGTCCGAGCAGTTGAAGCCGATGATGCAGAGCGGCCAGGTCGCCCCGTTCATCCTGGTCTCGCCGCGCACCAACCTGCTCGGCGACAGCACCGACACCGGCTGCGCGGACGTCCCCGGCAAGGTCAACGCGGACGCCTGGCTCTCCCGGGACGTCCCGCAGATGGTGCTCGACAACTTCCGGGTCGACGCCTCGCCCGACCGCTGGGCGGTGGCCGGCTACTCGGCGGGCGGGCACTGCGCCGCGAAGCTCGCCGTGGAGCACCCGAACCGGTACCGGGCCGGGGTCAGCCTCTCCGGCTACAACGACCCGGCCGTCGAGGACCGCTCGCTGACCGCGAAGGACCCGCAGCTGCGCGAGGCCGCCAACCCGCTGAACATCCTGAAGTCGGCCAAGACCCCGCCGAAGACCGCGCTGTACGTCAGCGGCAACAAGGGCGACGGCCTGGAGGCGGGCGAGGCGCTGAAGGCCGCCGCGAAGGCGCCGACCACCGTCACCGTGCAGGAGACCAGCGGGGCGCACAGCAGCGACGTCTGGAAGCCGATGGTGCCGGGGGTCTTCACCTGGCTGACCGGCGTGATCCCGGTCCAGCACTGA
- a CDS encoding PucR family transcriptional regulator, with protein sequence MRVRDLLAPGAPRLRLLTGEDELDRQVTGVMTTDLQDPGRYLHGGELVLTGMLWRTDPADSERFVRTVVAGGAAALGAGEAEVGPVPADLAAACRRHRLPLLAVPDDVAFGAVTEYVGRQVSADRAADLSALVDRHRLLVSAAGAGGLDAVLDLLGGDLDLDCWVLTPTGRTVAGPADRLPAADRDQLARAHLAAQRQRRRPPHRIRLADGTYSLLPAAAEPTGTAGADADTPLADWILAVAGDVTEWTPKRQQLAENLARLVAAERTRRDEGRRLRRRIADEVLALLQRDADPAETSRALRASTTMAARYEGSTETSGPGPQWLVLSADATGLPDGALRPILEEALAGATDRALVATLGPTGAVAVLPALDAPVPADAVRALLAPLEAGLGSEGRITVGVCAPAAESGGLRGALEEARHARRIAAARVGRVCVAGPEELASHVLLLAAVPDEVRRAFRSRLLDKVIAYDLEHQADLVRTLEAFLRSDGSWTRCAAQLHVHVNTLRYRIGRIEELTGRDLSRLEDRVDFYLALELS encoded by the coding sequence ATGCGCGTCCGTGACCTGCTCGCCCCCGGAGCCCCCCGACTGCGCCTGCTCACCGGCGAGGACGAGCTCGACCGGCAGGTCACCGGCGTCATGACCACCGACCTCCAGGACCCCGGCCGCTACCTGCACGGCGGCGAACTCGTCCTCACCGGCATGCTCTGGCGCACCGACCCCGCCGACTCCGAGCGCTTCGTCCGTACCGTCGTCGCGGGCGGCGCCGCCGCGCTCGGCGCCGGCGAGGCCGAGGTCGGCCCCGTCCCCGCCGACCTCGCCGCGGCCTGCCGCCGGCACCGGCTGCCGCTGCTCGCCGTCCCCGACGACGTCGCCTTCGGCGCCGTCACCGAGTACGTCGGCCGCCAGGTCTCCGCCGACCGCGCCGCCGACCTCTCCGCCCTGGTCGACCGGCACCGCCTGCTGGTCTCCGCCGCCGGCGCCGGCGGCCTCGACGCCGTCCTCGACCTGCTCGGCGGCGACCTCGACCTCGACTGCTGGGTCCTCACCCCCACCGGCCGGACCGTCGCCGGCCCCGCCGACCGGCTCCCCGCCGCCGACCGCGACCAGCTCGCCCGCGCCCACCTCGCCGCCCAGCGCCAGCGCCGCCGCCCCCCGCACCGGATCCGGCTCGCCGACGGCACCTACTCGCTGCTGCCCGCCGCCGCCGAACCCACCGGAACGGCCGGAGCGGACGCCGACACCCCCCTCGCCGACTGGATCCTCGCCGTCGCCGGCGACGTCACCGAGTGGACCCCCAAGCGCCAGCAGCTCGCCGAGAACCTGGCCCGGCTGGTCGCCGCCGAACGCACCCGCCGCGACGAGGGCCGCCGACTGCGCCGCCGGATCGCCGACGAGGTCCTCGCCCTGCTCCAGCGCGACGCCGACCCCGCCGAGACCAGCCGCGCCCTCCGGGCGTCCACCACCATGGCCGCCCGCTACGAGGGCTCCACCGAGACCTCCGGTCCCGGCCCCCAGTGGCTGGTGCTCTCCGCCGACGCCACCGGCCTGCCCGACGGCGCGCTGCGCCCGATCCTGGAGGAAGCGCTGGCCGGCGCCACCGACCGGGCCCTGGTCGCCACCCTCGGCCCGACCGGCGCCGTCGCCGTGCTGCCCGCCCTCGACGCCCCCGTCCCGGCCGACGCCGTCCGCGCCCTGCTCGCCCCGCTGGAGGCCGGCCTCGGCTCCGAGGGCCGGATCACCGTCGGCGTCTGCGCCCCCGCCGCCGAGTCCGGCGGCCTGCGCGGCGCCCTGGAGGAGGCCCGGCACGCCCGCCGGATCGCCGCCGCCCGGGTCGGCCGGGTCTGCGTCGCCGGGCCCGAGGAACTCGCCTCGCACGTCCTGCTGCTGGCCGCCGTCCCCGACGAGGTCCGCCGGGCCTTCCGCAGCCGGCTGCTCGACAAGGTCATCGCCTACGACCTCGAACACCAGGCCGACCTGGTCCGCACCCTGGAGGCGTTCCTCCGCTCCGACGGCTCCTGGACCCGCTGCGCCGCCCAGTTGCACGTCCACGTCAACACGCTGCGCTACCGGATCGGCCGGATCGAGGAGCTCACCGGCCGCGACCTCTCCCGGCTGGAGGACCGGGTCGACTTCTACCTCGCCCTGGAGCTCTCCTGA
- the ggt gene encoding gamma-glutamyltransferase, whose translation MRTRARLVPVLALVTATGLLGAAAPAQAGQAPPGKQPVAAGWGGAVSSVDADATAAGLEVLRRGGNAVDAAVATAAALGVTEPYSAGIGGGGYFVHYDARTGRVETIDGRETASRTADAALFQENGTPIPFADAVTSGLSVGVPGTAATWEQALRRWGSRSLDEVLKPAERIADRGFTVDQTFRDQTAANQSRFQDFPASRALFLPGGQLPVVGTAFRNPELAATYRELGRRGTDALYRGPIGADVVRTLQHPPVDPASGRTARPGKVDAADLAAYRVRFQEPTHVSYRGLDVYGPAPSSSGGTTVGEALNVLAAGRAADLTDPAQYDHRYLEASRIAFADRNRWVGDPSAVQVPTRQLLDPAYAASRACLIDPAHALTSPLAPGDPYHPAPCATAGPAVAEPYEGQSTTHLTVADRWGNVVAYTLTIEQTGGSGITVPGRGFLLNNELTDFDFAPLTPGVPDPNLPGPGKRPRSSISPTVVLKDGKPYLALGSPGGATIITTVLQVLTGRVDRGLSLEQAIAAPRASQRNTAATQAEPAFLASPEAARLKELGHVFASVPEIGAATGVERLPDGRWLAAAEPVRRGGGAAGVVRPTG comes from the coding sequence ATGCGCACCCGCGCCCGTCTCGTCCCCGTCCTCGCGCTCGTCACCGCCACCGGTCTGCTCGGCGCCGCCGCGCCCGCCCAGGCCGGACAGGCGCCGCCGGGGAAGCAGCCGGTCGCGGCCGGCTGGGGCGGGGCGGTCTCCAGCGTGGACGCGGACGCCACCGCCGCCGGCCTGGAGGTGCTGCGCCGCGGCGGCAACGCGGTCGACGCCGCGGTCGCGACGGCCGCCGCGCTCGGCGTCACCGAGCCGTACTCGGCGGGCATCGGCGGCGGCGGGTACTTCGTCCACTACGACGCCCGGACCGGCAGGGTCGAGACGATCGACGGCCGGGAGACCGCCTCCCGCACCGCCGACGCCGCGCTGTTCCAGGAGAACGGCACCCCGATCCCGTTCGCCGACGCCGTCACCAGCGGCCTGTCCGTCGGCGTGCCCGGCACCGCCGCCACCTGGGAGCAGGCGCTGCGCCGCTGGGGCAGCCGCAGCCTGGACGAGGTGCTGAAGCCGGCCGAGCGGATCGCCGACCGGGGCTTCACCGTCGACCAGACCTTCCGCGACCAGACCGCCGCCAACCAGTCCCGGTTCCAGGACTTCCCGGCCAGCCGCGCGCTGTTCCTGCCGGGCGGCCAGCTGCCGGTGGTCGGCACCGCCTTCCGCAACCCCGAACTCGCCGCCACCTACCGCGAGCTGGGCCGCCGCGGCACCGACGCGCTGTACCGCGGCCCGATCGGCGCCGACGTGGTGCGCACCCTGCAGCACCCGCCGGTCGACCCCGCCTCCGGCCGCACCGCCCGCCCCGGCAAGGTGGACGCCGCCGACCTGGCCGCCTACCGGGTCCGCTTCCAGGAGCCCACCCACGTCTCCTACCGGGGCCTGGACGTGTACGGCCCCGCGCCGTCCTCCTCCGGCGGGACGACGGTCGGCGAGGCGCTGAACGTGCTGGCCGCCGGCCGCGCCGCCGACCTGACCGACCCCGCCCAGTACGACCACCGGTACCTGGAGGCCAGCCGGATCGCGTTCGCCGACCGCAACCGCTGGGTCGGCGACCCGAGCGCCGTCCAGGTCCCCACCCGGCAGCTGCTCGACCCGGCCTACGCCGCCTCCCGGGCCTGCCTGATCGACCCCGCCCACGCGCTGACCAGCCCGCTCGCCCCCGGCGACCCGTACCACCCGGCGCCCTGCGCCACCGCCGGACCGGCCGTCGCCGAACCCTACGAGGGCCAGAGCACCACCCACCTGACCGTCGCCGACCGCTGGGGCAACGTGGTGGCGTACACGCTGACCATCGAGCAGACCGGCGGCAGCGGCATCACCGTGCCCGGCCGCGGCTTCCTGCTCAACAACGAGCTGACCGACTTCGACTTCGCGCCGCTCACCCCCGGCGTCCCCGACCCGAACCTGCCCGGGCCCGGCAAGCGGCCGCGCTCGTCGATCTCGCCGACCGTCGTGCTCAAGGACGGCAAGCCCTACCTGGCGCTCGGCTCGCCCGGCGGCGCCACCATCATCACCACCGTCCTCCAGGTGCTGACCGGCCGGGTCGACCGCGGGCTGAGCCTGGAGCAGGCCATCGCCGCGCCCCGGGCCAGCCAGCGCAACACCGCCGCCACCCAGGCCGAACCGGCCTTCCTGGCCTCGCCCGAGGCGGCCCGGCTGAAGGAGCTCGGCCACGTCTTCGCGTCGGTGCCGGAGATCGGCGCCGCGACCGGCGTCGAGCGGCTGCCGGACGGCCGCTGGCTGGCCGCCGCCGAACCCGTCCGGCGCGGCGGCGGCGCGGCCGGGGTGGTGCGGCCCACCGGCTGA
- a CDS encoding ROK family glucokinase yields MLGLGPRAERRRRTLPAGVLRLPTVGVDIGGTKVVAGVVDGDGNVVDRLRTETPDKSKSPRVVEDVIVDLVLELADKHDVHAVGVGAAGWVDAERSTVLFAPHLNWRGEPLREALSARLRFPVVVENDANAAAWAEWRFGAGRGEDHMVMITLGTGIGGAVVRDGRVDRGKHGLAGEFGHMQVVPGGHRCPCGNRGCWEQYSSGNALVREARGLAAEESPVVQPLLARAGGTPLGITGPLVTEAARDGDPVAVELLYEVGRWLGVGIANLAAALDPGRFVIGGGVSEAGDLLIGPARDAFGRTLTGRGFRPEADLVPAALGNEAGLVGAADLARQLARRFRTVKRRRIGRDA; encoded by the coding sequence CTGCTGGGCCTCGGCCCGCGCGCCGAGCGCCGCCGCCGCACGCTGCCCGCCGGAGTGCTGCGGCTCCCCACCGTCGGGGTCGACATCGGCGGCACCAAGGTGGTCGCGGGCGTGGTCGACGGCGACGGCAACGTGGTGGACCGGCTGCGCACCGAGACCCCCGACAAGAGCAAGAGCCCCCGGGTGGTCGAGGACGTCATCGTCGACCTCGTGCTGGAACTCGCCGACAAGCACGACGTGCACGCCGTCGGCGTCGGCGCGGCCGGCTGGGTCGACGCCGAGCGCTCCACCGTGCTGTTCGCCCCGCACCTGAACTGGCGCGGCGAACCGCTGCGGGAGGCGCTCAGCGCCCGGCTGCGGTTCCCCGTCGTGGTGGAGAACGACGCCAACGCGGCCGCCTGGGCGGAGTGGCGGTTCGGCGCCGGGCGCGGCGAGGACCACATGGTGATGATCACCCTCGGCACCGGGATCGGCGGCGCCGTCGTCCGGGACGGCCGCGTCGACCGGGGCAAGCACGGCCTGGCCGGCGAGTTCGGCCACATGCAGGTGGTGCCCGGCGGCCACCGCTGCCCGTGCGGCAACCGGGGCTGCTGGGAGCAGTACTCGTCCGGCAACGCGCTGGTCCGGGAGGCCCGCGGCCTGGCCGCCGAGGAGTCCCCGGTGGTCCAGCCGCTGCTGGCCCGGGCCGGCGGCACCCCGCTGGGCATCACCGGGCCGCTGGTCACCGAGGCCGCCCGGGACGGCGACCCGGTCGCCGTCGAACTGCTCTACGAGGTCGGCCGCTGGCTGGGCGTCGGCATCGCCAACCTCGCCGCCGCGCTCGACCCCGGACGCTTCGTCATCGGAGGCGGCGTCAGCGAGGCCGGCGACCTGCTGATCGGCCCCGCCCGCGACGCCTTCGGCCGCACCCTCACCGGCCGCGGCTTCCGCCCCGAGGCCGACCTCGTGCCCGCCGCCCTCGGCAACGAGGCCGGCCTGGTCGGCGCCGCGGACCTGGCCCGCCAGCTCGCCCGCCGCTTCCGCACCGTCAAGCGCCGCCGGATCGGACGCGACGCCTGA
- a CDS encoding MFS transporter, with translation MDGYQEARRARRRFTVVFAVHGAVTGSFVTRIPWIQEHLGLTPGELGLALVAPAIGASLAMPMAGRVAHRYGSRAAVRGLMVLWCLVLALPALAPNLAAFWAALLAYGATSGMASVQLNAQGVEVERRVGRSIMAGLHGMWSAGGLLASGLGVLAAHQDLDARPQLALTAVLLAGLALLACRELADVRPAPDEDAPPRFGLPPRAALAIGAVGFCGVFAEGASMDWGGVYLRDVTGASPSTAAFAFTAFAATMSAARLAGDLVVRRLGPVRTVRLGGSVAALGGALVVAASSPGLAVPGFGLIGIGVAVVVPLAFAAAGRTAEPSRAIAGVATLTYTAGLLAPAVIGVVAQAASLTVSFVLVTALAAALVLTAGALGLRPPARPAARGQAQARPTSATTTASADATTARGS, from the coding sequence ATGGACGGCTATCAGGAGGCCCGCCGGGCCAGGAGACGGTTCACCGTGGTCTTCGCGGTGCACGGGGCCGTCACCGGCAGCTTCGTCACCCGGATCCCGTGGATCCAGGAGCACCTGGGCCTGACCCCCGGCGAACTCGGACTGGCCCTGGTCGCCCCCGCGATCGGCGCCTCGCTGGCGATGCCGATGGCCGGCCGGGTCGCGCACCGGTACGGCTCGCGGGCGGCGGTGCGCGGGCTGATGGTGCTGTGGTGCCTCGTCCTGGCGCTGCCCGCGCTCGCGCCGAACCTGGCCGCGTTCTGGGCGGCCCTGCTGGCCTACGGCGCGACCTCCGGCATGGCGTCGGTGCAGCTCAACGCGCAGGGCGTGGAGGTGGAGCGGCGGGTCGGCCGGTCGATCATGGCCGGCCTGCACGGGATGTGGAGCGCGGGCGGCCTGCTCGCCTCCGGCCTCGGCGTGCTGGCGGCCCACCAGGACCTGGACGCCCGGCCGCAGTTGGCGCTGACCGCGGTGCTGCTCGCCGGGCTGGCCCTGCTCGCCTGCCGGGAGCTGGCCGACGTGCGCCCCGCCCCGGACGAGGACGCGCCGCCGCGCTTCGGCCTGCCGCCGCGGGCCGCGCTGGCGATCGGCGCGGTCGGGTTCTGCGGGGTCTTCGCGGAGGGCGCCAGCATGGACTGGGGCGGGGTCTACCTGCGGGACGTCACCGGCGCCTCGCCGAGCACCGCGGCCTTCGCGTTCACCGCCTTCGCCGCGACCATGTCCGCCGCCCGGCTGGCCGGCGACCTGGTGGTCCGGCGGCTGGGTCCGGTCCGCACCGTCCGGCTGGGCGGGTCGGTGGCCGCGCTCGGCGGCGCCCTGGTGGTCGCCGCCTCCTCCCCCGGGCTGGCCGTGCCGGGCTTCGGCCTGATCGGGATCGGGGTCGCCGTCGTCGTCCCGCTCGCCTTCGCCGCCGCCGGGCGGACCGCCGAACCGAGCCGGGCCATCGCCGGGGTCGCCACCCTCACCTACACCGCCGGGCTGCTCGCCCCCGCCGTCATCGGCGTGGTCGCCCAGGCCGCTTCGCTGACCGTCTCCTTCGTCCTGGTCACCGCGCTGGCCGCCGCCCTGGTCCTCACCGCGGGCGCGCTCGGCCTGCGGCCCCCCGCCCGGCCGGCGGCCCGGGGCCAGGCCCAGGCCCGGCCGACGAGCGCGACGACGACCGCGAGCGCCGACGCGACCACCGCCCGGGGCTCGTAG